Proteins encoded together in one Astatotilapia calliptera chromosome 7, fAstCal1.2, whole genome shotgun sequence window:
- the LOC113025069 gene encoding uncharacterized protein LOC113025069: protein MIDREVALEALGVICNAKVTSVQKLKSGARSVAFQGLASSSSAAPTLSANQLISAVLGGDETCPLSRNNFARIQSVLQGGKLSESSTSLTFDERTRGGETYIIDQDEFFDRKFDFDFTGLRDTETYCRGGEVYERPCGWQRFAIKVLDKYDGNAWLGTQYRSTQSVPGEWPVSYHGTSKEGAEGIIEGFYKPGPGQVYGRGIYSTPYINEAIHYSRIFTSAHNGKKYRVILQNRINPTYREKHYDGKYWLVRIPAGLPVEKEEEMVKRAIRPYGLLLKEV, encoded by the exons ATGATTGACAGAGAGGTAGCACTTGAAGCGTTGGGTGTAATCTGCAATGCAAAAGTAACTTCAGTTCAAAAACTAAAATCCGGAGCACGCAGTGTAGCTTTCCAAGGCTTGGCCTCTTCCAGTTCTGCAGCACcaactctgtctgcaaaccaGCTCATTTCTGCGGTCTTGGGTGGCGATGAAACCTG CCCACTGTCAAGAAACAACTTTGCCAGGATTCAAAGTGTTCTCCAAGGTGGAAAGCTTTCTGAAAGCTCCACCAGCTTGACATTTGATGAAAGGACAAGAGGGGGAGAGACTTATATCATCGATCAGGATGAATTCTTTGACCGCAAGTTTGACTTCGACTTCACTGGgctgagagacacagagacctATTGCAGAGGTGGAGAGGTGTATGAACGTCCATGTGGTTGGCAACGCTTTGCCATCAAG GTCCTGGACAAGTATGATGGAAATGCATGGCTCGGAACCCAGTACCGGAGCACCCAGTCAGTGCCGGGGGAGTGGCCCGTGTCCTACCACGGGACGTCAAAGGAAGGTGCTGAGGGCATCATCGAAGGATTCTACAAG CCGGGCCCGGGTCAAGTCTACGGCAGAGGGATTTATTCCACTCCTTACATCAACGAGGCCATCCATTATTCCAGAATATTCACCTCTGCTCATAATGGCAAGAAGTACAGAGTGATTCTGCAGAATCGGATCAACCCAACTTATAGAGAGAAACACTACGACGGTAAATACTGGCTGGTTCGCATCCCAGCTGGATTACCGgtggaaaaagaagaggagatgGTGAAACGGGCCATCCGTCCTTATGGCCTTCTGCTGAAAGAGGTCTAA